From the Patescibacteria group bacterium genome, the window CATTGAACACTGGAGCAATGCACGTTGCCCAACTGGTTGGCCAGGGTGGTTTTGGGAAGTACGTGCGGAATTTTGGCTTTGGGGAAAAAACCGGGGTGGAAATGAGCGGGGAAGTTGCAGGGAACCTGGCGTCCCTCACCAAGCCCGGGGATATTTTCTTGGCAACCAATTCTTTTGGCCAAGGTTTGACAGCCACGCCCATCCAGCTCGTTGCCGCTTTTGGCGCAATTGCAAATGGGGGGAAGTTAATGCAGCCGTACGTGGTGGATGATATTACCTACCCAGATGGGAAATTAGAGAAACGGGAACCCAAGGTCGTGCGCCAAGTCCTACGGTCAGACACGGCTGCAACATTGGGAGCCATGCTGGTGAATGTCGTGGAAAAAGGGCATGGGCAGCGCGCCGGGGTGAAGGGGTACTACGTGGCTGGAAAAACTGGCACCGCCCAAATGCGTGCCGCTACAGGCTCTGGCTATGACGCGAATAAAACCATTGGCTCCTTTGCTGGCTTCGCTCCGGTAGAGAATCCAAAGTTCGTCATGCTTACGCGCATAGACGTGCCAAAGGACGTGCAATTTGCTGAGAGCTCTGCGGCGCCACTGTTTGGAGAGGTGATGGATTTTCTGCTGAAGTACTACGACGTCGCCCCAACGCGGAATCTTGCCGGGTAACCAAAGTGTGCTAGGGTAAGCCCATGAAAAAACTTTTCCTCACCATCCTGCAGTGGAAGCTCACCTTTTTAGCCAAACGGGTGCTGCTTCGGTACGCACCAAAAATTGTGGCGGTGGGTGGCTCGGTTGGTAAGACTTCAGGGGTGCAAGCAATAGCTATTGCTTTGCAAACGGAGTACAACATTGGGCAAACTTTGCGGAGCTACAATCAGGAGCTCGGTGTTCCACTTTCCATACTTCGTCAAGAAACCGGTTACCGGTCACTGTGGCGCTGGCTATCTATTCTGTATACCGGCGCAAAGCTGGTTTGGGGGAAGGTAGATCCAACCTACCCAAATTTACTGGTGCTGGAATTGGGCGCGGACAAGGTGGGGGACATGGATCGGCTGCTAGCCTGGATTCACCCAGATATTGCCGTGGTCACTGCGGCAACCATTGAGCATGTTGAATTCTTTGGCAGTATCCAAGCTGCAGTAGTGGAAGAGCAGAAATTAGCCATGCTCGCTCCACGCACCAGCACCGTCATTCTAAATAGTGATGACCTGGAGCTCTCCCGTATCGCTACAAAAATCCAAGGGCAGGTTATTCGGTACGCAGTCAGCGGCAACGCGGAAGTTGTGGTTGGCCACGCACGGATAATGGGTACCAACGCCAGTGACGTGCAGGGGATTGCTGCCAAAGTGCTGGTAGACGGCAGTGCAATTCCAGTAGTTATTACTGATACGCTTGGAACACATTCCTTCTACGCCATTGGTGCGGCATTTGCCGTAGCCAAGTCGTTGCAACTCAATCTCGCCAAGGTTTCCGAAAACCTGCGAGCGTACCAACCCCCAGCTGGTCGCATGCGGTTGATCAGAGGGATAAAGCAAACGCTCATTATTGACGATACCTACAACTCTTCACCCGCTGCAGCCAGAGCCGCAGTAGATACCCTCCACCAGCTCAGCACGCCTGGCCAGAAGTTTGCCGTACTAGGGGATATGCGTGAACTTGGTTCGGTGAGCGAAGCAGAGCATGCATCACTTGGGCAGTACGTGGTTGGGAAGGCAGACATCCTCATCACAGTCGGTGAATCTGCGCGTGATATAGCTCGTGGGGCTCAGGCAGCAGGCATGGATACAGACAAAGTTTTCAGCTTTGGCAAGGCGGAAGAAGCGGGGAGGTTTATCCAAGACCGGATGCACACCGGGGATCTCCTACTCATCAAAGCGTCACAAGGCACGCGGTGCGAGAAGATCGTGAAGGAAATTATGGCTGAGCCACTGCGAGCAAAGGAATTGCTGACGCGGCAGTACAAACCGTGGGTGGAGTAGGGGAGGGGCGTAATACGGTTTACGGTTTCGCAGCCTGTATCGTTTAACGTATTCGTCTTACGTTGTCCGTAATGACATTTTACCTCCAGAGCGGCTTTTCCAAGCCGCGGGGTTGGGATTATCCCGAAGGTAAGCTAGGTTATTTTTTGCAAAAAAACCTGATTTGAGAATTGACTGTGGAAAGGGACGTGCTAGGATCAAACTACGTTTTTTGCGGCTGAAATCTTGAGGAGGAATTGTGCGATCTCTCAAAGTATCTACGTGGCTAGCCAGGGTTAGCTTAGCTGGCCTCATCATTATCGCTTGTTTTTTACCACTATCGCTTTGGATTGTATTCGCAGGTGGAGTAGTCTTGTTCATTGTACTAGAACTTGTTGTAAGAGCATGTTGGCAGGCTCACTACAAAGTAAACTATCGACGGATAGTTCAGAAATATGGTACGACTGCGAACCGTGAGCCTGGGATGTATGACTAGATCATCAGAGTAATAGCCGCTTGGTAATCAAGCGGCTTTTCTTTTGTCCGCCTATGGAGGAAAGCCGTGGATGCTTGTGGTGCTGTTCCAATCTGTCATTGCGGGCGTAATAGTCCAAACGTGTGGCTACTGTGGATGGAGGTGTAGGTACCAGCGGAAGTAGGTTGCACGCTTGGGCGGCCGCAACAGAATAAGGGAACACTTTTGCAAAAAAATCCAGGTATCACTTGGGATACCTGGGAAGTTGCATCTGGCGGCTTATTTAGCCGGTTGATAACCGCACTCACCGCGAAGGTAACGATTACCACTCCGACGATGATGGAAAGAATCAGCCACCAAATCGACTGCTTCTTTGGCAATTGGTGAATTCTGGTCTGTTCACCTGGACTCATATTTCCTCCGTTTGTTTTTGGTTAACTCAGGAGTATAGGCTAATTCTCCATAAATGTCAAGGGCTTTGACCCCAACGAAGAAGCGCCGTACACTGGAGGATATGGAACGAAAAAGCCCCAACGATTTGCTCACCCGCGGCGTGGCTGATGTCATTGTCCGGAAGGACTTGGACAAGCTCCTGGCGTCCGGTCATCCACTGCGCATCAAGCACGGGGTTGACCCCACCCGGCCTGACCTGCACCTGGGACACGCGGTGATTTACCGTAAGCTCCGGCAACTGCAGGATCTCGGGCATACCATCATCTTTCTCATCGGTGATTACACTGCCCGGTTTGGGGATCCCACAGACAAGGTGAAGTCGCGCATTTTGCAGAAGAAAGAAGATGTTGCAGCTGCGGCCAAATCCTACGTGGACCAGATTGGGATGATTTTGAATAAGCAGAAACTGGAAATCCGGTACAACAGTGAGTGGTATGAGAAAATGACTGCGGAAGAACTGCTGCGAATCATGAGCAGGTTTACCGTCTCGCGCATGTTGGAACGCGATATGTTCGTGGCGCGGAAAAAAGCCGGGGAGGAAATTGGCTTGCACGAACCCGTGTACCCGGTGCTGCAAGCCTACGATTCAGTGATGCTCAAGTCTGACTGTACGGTCATTGGCACAGACCAAACCTTCAACGAGCTTCAAGCTCGGCCGTTGCAGGAATTCTTTGGCCAAAAGCCGCAGCAGGTGGTCACGCTAAAAATTCTGCCTGGCACAGATGGCAAAGACAAGATGAGTAAGTCCTTGGGAAATGACATTAAGCTCACCCTCAGTCCAGAGGATATGTTTGGCAAGCTCATGT encodes:
- the murF gene encoding UDP-N-acetylmuramoyl-tripeptide--D-alanyl-D-alanine ligase, with translation MKKLFLTILQWKLTFLAKRVLLRYAPKIVAVGGSVGKTSGVQAIAIALQTEYNIGQTLRSYNQELGVPLSILRQETGYRSLWRWLSILYTGAKLVWGKVDPTYPNLLVLELGADKVGDMDRLLAWIHPDIAVVTAATIEHVEFFGSIQAAVVEEQKLAMLAPRTSTVILNSDDLELSRIATKIQGQVIRYAVSGNAEVVVGHARIMGTNASDVQGIAAKVLVDGSAIPVVITDTLGTHSFYAIGAAFAVAKSLQLNLAKVSENLRAYQPPAGRMRLIRGIKQTLIIDDTYNSSPAAARAAVDTLHQLSTPGQKFAVLGDMRELGSVSEAEHASLGQYVVGKADILITVGESARDIARGAQAAGMDTDKVFSFGKAEEAGRFIQDRMHTGDLLLIKASQGTRCEKIVKEIMAEPLRAKELLTRQYKPWVE
- the tyrS gene encoding tyrosine--tRNA ligase, encoding MERKSPNDLLTRGVADVIVRKDLDKLLASGHPLRIKHGVDPTRPDLHLGHAVIYRKLRQLQDLGHTIIFLIGDYTARFGDPTDKVKSRILQKKEDVAAAAKSYVDQIGMILNKQKLEIRYNSEWYEKMTAEELLRIMSRFTVSRMLERDMFVARKKAGEEIGLHEPVYPVLQAYDSVMLKSDCTVIGTDQTFNELQARPLQEFFGQKPQQVVTLKILPGTDGKDKMSKSLGNDIKLTLSPEDMFGKLMSIPDSAMPIFAELLTDLPLAEFTKPKDPKAAKVKLATTIVAEFHSPKHAAKAEEHFNRVIVGKQAPEKVPTKTIQGKELKSEADMVAFLFGVSKSEARRLILQKAVECDGQKVIDPNARPVHGVYKKGRHYMRPVLK